The sequence GCGGCGAGTCAGCTCCGGCCAGAACCGCGCGTGCGCCTCGCGAAGATTGCCCACCAGCTCCCACGCGGGCTCGTCCGGCGGCGGGAATCCCTCGCCGCGGAGCGACGGATCGGCGAGAACGCGCACGGTCTCGCCGACCGAGGCCTCGAGCGCGTCGAGGTCGTAGCCGCCCTCGAGCGCCAGGACGATCCGTCCCTCGCAGGCTTCGTCGGCGATCGCGCAGAGTCGCTGCGCCATGAGTCCGAATCCGCGCGTCGTCACGTTCATCCCGCCGAGCGGATCGCGTTCGTGCGCGTCGAAGCCGGCTGAGACCAGGATGATTTCGGGCTCGAAGCTGCGCAGGACCGGGACGATCAGGTGGTCGAAGAGCGCGCCGTACTCGGCGTCCCCGCAGCCCTGCGGAAGCGGCAGGTTCAGGGTCGCGCCGAGTCCGGCGTCCCGACCCTGCTCGTCGAGCGCGCCGGTTCCCGGGTAGAAGGGGAACTGGTGCAGCGACGCGAAGAGCACGTCGCGTTCGGACTCGAACGCGTGCTGCGTGCCGTTGCCGTGGTGCACGTCCCAGTCGACGATCGCGATGCGTTCGATACCGGTCCGAGCCAGCAGAGCGCGCGCCGCGATCGCGACGTTGCCGAGCAGGCAGAAGCCCATCGCGGCGTCGCGCTCGGCGTGGTGGCCAGGCGGGCGCAAGCCCGCGAAGGCTCGGGTCGCCTCGCCGCGAGCGACGCGAAGCGCGGCCTCGACCAGCGAGCCGGCGGCGAGCCGCGCGGTCTCGACCGATCGCGGCGAGCAGTACGTGTCGGGGTCGAGCCGGCGGGTCTGGCCGACGCACGCCGACAGCGCGTCGAGATAGCTGCGATCGTGCACCGCGAGCAGCTCCTCGTCGCTCGCCGCACGCGGATCGAGCTTGCGGATCCGTTCGCCCGC is a genomic window of Deltaproteobacteria bacterium containing:
- a CDS encoding histone deacetylase; the encoded protein is MRDHRTLVVRDPRFRDHAPARAHPERPERLEAVDRALDAAGERIRKLDPRAASDEELLAVHDRSYLDALSACVGQTRRLDPDTYCSPRSVETARLAAGSLVEAALRVARGEATRAFAGLRPPGHHAERDAAMGFCLLGNVAIAARALLARTGIERIAIVDWDVHHGNGTQHAFESERDVLFASLHQFPFYPGTGALDEQGRDAGLGATLNLPLPQGCGDAEYGALFDHLIVPVLRSFEPEIILVSAGFDAHERDPLGGMNVTTRGFGLMAQRLCAIADEACEGRIVLALEGGYDLDALEASVGETVRVLADPSLRGEGFPPPDEPAWELVGNLREAHARFWPELTRRVQA